A genomic stretch from Erigeron canadensis isolate Cc75 chromosome 9, C_canadensis_v1, whole genome shotgun sequence includes:
- the LOC122581226 gene encoding probable catabolite repression protein creC, which produces MINTSTSTTTTTTTTASQPSSNSAAAQSTLGLKNFFKTPEGRYKLLHDKTHPSSLLPYALAKSITQITLAQLKNQPPHAAGNSPALQPTSSYSVASSGVRYVTSKFLGSSGNGSRMLGFVGGNGTSSKANGGASKSSHMGGLSNGGSSTIGSNTSDGKGTYLIFNVGDTIYITELGLEEKDPIKSVSFGNSNPICHAFDSKAKDGHDFLIGLNSGDVYSVSLRLQLQDVGKKLVGAHHYNKDGALNNSRCTSIAWVPERDGAFVAAHADGNLYVYEKSKDGPGDSTFPVIKDQTQFSVAHARSSKSNPIARWHICQGPINAIAFSADGRHLATVGRDGYLRVFDFSNEQLICGGKSYYGALLCCAWSPDGKYILTGGEDDLVQVWSMEDRKVVAWGEGHNSWVSGVAFDSYWSPPTSEDESENTVYRFGSVGQDTQLLLWDLAMDELVVPLRRPPGGSPTYSRTQSSHWDSVVPVGTLQPAPSTKDVPKLAPLVAHRVHSEPLSGLIFTRDSILTSSRDGHVKIWIRPDSQVSSSDTSTPTKPVSSGFK; this is translated from the exons ATGATCAACACAtcaacctccaccaccaccaccactacaacCACCGCATCTCAGCCGTCGTCTAACTCCGCCGCCGCCCAATCAACACTCggtctcaaaaacttttttaaaacaCCTGAAGGCCGTTATAAACTTCTTCACGATAAAACTCATCCTTCTTCTCTTCTGCCTTATGCTCTCGCCAAATCCATCACTCAG ATAACGTTAGCACAACTCAAGAACCAACCACCGCATGCTGCTGGAAATTCTCCTGCTTTGCAGCCTACCTCAAGCTATAGTGTTGCTAGTAGTGGAGTGAGATATGTGACGTCGAAGTTTTTAGGAAGCAGTGGCAATGGGAGTCGAATGCTTGGATTTGTGGGAGGAAATGGCACAAGTAGTAAAGCGAATGGTGGAGCTAGTAAGAGTAGCCATATGGGAGGGTTGAGCAATGGTGGTAGTTCTACCATTGGTTCAAATACTTCTGATGGTAAAGGGACGTATTTGATATTCAACGTTGgagatactatatatattacagAATTGGGCTTAGAAGAAAAG GACCCAATAAAATCAGTTAGTTTTGGCAATTCAAACCCTATATGTCATGCATTTGATTCCAAAGCCAAAGATGGGCATGATTTTTTGATTGGGCTCAATTCCGGAGATG TATACTCGGTATCCTTGAGACTGCAGTTGCAAGATGTTGGTAAAAAGCTAGTTGGTGCTCATCATTATAACAAAGATGGAGCTCTTAACAATAG CCGATGCACTAGCATCGCATGGGTACCTGAACGTGATGGTGCTTTTGTTGCTGCCCATGCTGATGGAAACTTGTATGTATATGAGAAG agCAAGGATGGTCCTGGTGATTCCACATTCCCTGTAATCAAGGATCAAACCCAATTCTCTGTTGCACATGCACGTTCTAGTAAG AGTAACCCCATTGCTAGATGGCATATCTGCCAAGGTCCTATTAATGCCATTGCATTTTCAGCTGATGGAAGACATTTGGCGACTGTTGGTAGAGATG GTTATTTACGGGTGTTTGATTTCTCAAATGAACAACTTATATGCGGTGGAAAAAGTTACTATGGTGCACTTTTATGTTGTGCCTGGAG TCCTGATGGGAAATACATTTTGACTGGTGGGGAAGATGATCTAGTTCAGGTCTGGAGTATGGAAGACAGGAAAGTGGTAGCATGGGGAGAAGGTCACAACTCATgg GTTAGCGGAGTTGCTTTTGATTCATATTGGTCACCACCAACTTCAGAAGACGAATCTGAAAATACAGTATATAGATTTGGCTCTGTTGGTCAG GATACACAACTATTGCTTTGGGACCTTGCAATGGATGAGCTTGTAGTGCCACTTCGTCGTCCACCTGGTGGTTCACCCACGTATAGCAGGACCCAGTCTTCTCATTGGGATAGTGTTGTCCCCGTGGGCACCCTCCAACCAGCTCCTAGCACAAAGGATGTCCCTAAGCTCGCACCATTGGTGGCTCACCGTGTCCATTCTGAACCTCTTTCTGGACTAATTTTCACTCGGGATTCCATTCTCACATCTAGCCGTGATGGGCATGTGAAGATTTGGATAAGACCCGATAGCCAAGTGAGCAGTTCTGACACTAGCACACCCACAAAACCCGTTAGCTCTGGTTTCAAATAA
- the LOC122581228 gene encoding DNA polymerase epsilon subunit C, whose translation MATEKKQNPETKKRKSNKAPAPAKSNGKHKINSLEKQQGIPIITASSSHIQTNGTKSKSKSKSKSSEKQNDVVYANGTENGSVKENKKKSIEKVKESSNSNSNNDNISIMYQIPMNRVSRIVKSEDPNIRITQDAVFAINKASEKFLQLLTTEAYASAFLDRKKNIDYKHLSSVVSKRRRLDFLSDFVPEKVKAEDALKESSPAVET comes from the exons ATGGCGACTGAGAAGAAGCAAAATCCTGAAACCAAAAAACGGAAAAGTAACAAAGCTCCGGCACCGGCGAAATCAAACGGAAAACACAAAATCAACTCACTGGAAAAACAACAAGGAATTCCGATCATCACTGCTTCCAGTTCTCACATTCAAACTAACggaacaaaatcaaaatcaaaatcgaaATCGAAATCGTCTGAGAAGCAAAACGATGTCGTTTACGCTAACGGAACCGAAAATGGGTCGGTTaaagaaaataagaagaaaagtaTAGAGAAAGTGAAAGAAAGTAGTAACAGTAACagtaataatgataatataagtATAATGTATCAGATACCGATGAATAGAGTGAGTAGAATAGTCAAGAGTGAAGATCCGAATATTCGTATTACTCAAGATGCCGTTTTCGCTATCAATAAAGCTTCG GAAAAGTTTCTCCAGCTTCTCACGACAGAAGCATATGCTAGTGCTTTTCTGGATCGCAAGAAGAACATTGATTACAAACACCTTT CATCGGTTGTTAGTAAGCGAAGGAGATTGGACTTCCTTTCAG ATTTTGTTCCAGAAAAAGTGAAAGCAGAGGATGCGTTGAAAGAGTCATCACCAGCAGTCGAGACTTGA
- the LOC122583552 gene encoding uncharacterized protein LOC122583552 has product MDPPSPSSSDDSIDLDDAILSTVALTVTTMIQAAKDEKDQLSPRRRTVLERRREEAYARLVRLYFAKRPVFGARDFRRRYRMSKRLFLRITNDLEERYPYFQQRMDARGKLGFMPIHKTTFTLRQLAYGCSVDLFDEHLEMSARTSRESLIYFCKGINELYGPTYLRRPTSMDLERIYDVHEQLHGFPDMIGSIDCMHWPWEMCPTAWRGSHTRGDVGRPSLMLQAVASTDLWIWNAYFGQQGSNNDINVFEASPVLEEIISGLTPTR; this is encoded by the exons ATGGATCCTCCATCACCCTCTTCATCCGATGATTCAATCGATCTCGACGACGCTATTCTTAGTACCGTTGCTTTGACGGTTACTACTATGATTCAAGCCGCGAAAGACGAGAAAGATCAACTTTCGCCTAGAAGAAGAACGGTTCTGGAACGTCGACGTGAAGAGGCATACGCGCGATTGGTCCGCCTTTACTTTGCCAAGCGCCCCGTATTTGGCGCGAGAGATTTTAGACGGCGCTATCGTATGAGCAAGCGGCTATTTTTGAGAATTACaaatgatttggaagaaaggtatccatattttcaacaaagaatGGATGCTCGTGGGAAGCTAGGTTTCATGCCGATACACAAGACTACCTTCACGCTTCGTCAATTAGCATATGGGTGTAGCGTCGACTTGTTTGACGAGCATTTGGAGATGTCGGCTAGGACTTCCCGGGAGtcgttaatttatttttgtaaag gtATAAATGAATTGTATGGACCGACATACCTACGGAGACCTACATCTATGGATCTTGAGCGAATATACGATGTGCATGAGCAGCTTCATGGTTTCCCTGATATGATCGGTAGTATTGATTGCATGCACTGGCCATGGGAGATGTGTCCAACCGCATGGCGCGGTTCGCACACCAGAGGGGATGTTGGTAGACCATCATTGATGCTTCAGGCGGTTGCGTCTACTGACTTATGGATTTGGAATGCATATTTTGGTCAGCAGGGGTCCAACAATGACATCAACGTGTTTGAGGCGTCCCCAGTCTTGGAAGAAATTATATCTGGCTTGACACCTACACGTTAA
- the LOC122582076 gene encoding malonyl-coenzyme A:anthocyanin 3-O-glucoside-6''-O-malonyltransferase-like, with amino-acid sequence MHASSDQMASHQPILTVLHQSQVSPPPATIGNASLPLTSFDILFLLRPPIHHVFFYELSPITKHDFIETIVPKLKHSLSITLQHFFPFAGNLIVYRASTTSATEPQIRYVEGEDSVEVTCAECNLDFKDLTGNHPRNCDKFHHLIPPLGDYSKLLVSDDYIIKIPVFSLQITLFPDHGFSLGMTSHHCLGDASTHFCFLEAWTTIARCGDTDNKLFLRLPIYERVVHNYPELDERFSKGAKVETLFNGGYQPPDLSSSAKNKVRGTFVLPRTIIDQMKKKVWTQEPRIPYVSSVTVTCAYLWRCIAKSREDELELFAILIDCKTRLADKPIPEAYFGNCILGSFTLAKTTLLTGDDGFINAARLLGENLHNMLTDKDGIVAHRIRMMEDNSSAGRMMPTTIIGVSGSPKLKFYDLDFGWGKPKKQEIVSLDYDGSISIDTCKDSDHDLEIGVCLTTTEMQTFVRTFNQGLQHYRSLVRT; translated from the coding sequence ATGCATGCATCATCAGATCAGATGGCTTCTCATCAACCGATCTTAACTGTTCTTCACCAGTCCCAAGTATCACCTCCTCCGGCCACTATAGGCAACGCGTCGTTGCCTCTGACTTCGTTTGACATATTATTCCTTCTTCGGCCCCCAATTCACCATGTTTTCTTCTATGAACTATCGCCAATCACTAAACATGATTTCATCGAAACTATAGTTCCGAAACTTAAACACTCGTTATCAATCACCCTTCAACATTTTTTCCCTTTTGCTGGTAACTTAATCGTGTACCGTGCTAGTACTACTAGTGCTACCGAACCCCAAATCCGCTATGTTGAAGGCGAGGATTCCGTCGAGGTAACTTGTGCAGAGTGTAATCTTGATTTCAAAGATCTTACAGGAAACCACCCTAGAAACTGTGATAAGTTTCACCATCTTATACCACCACTCGGAGACTATTCTAAACTACTCGTATCTGATGATTACATAATAAAGATCCCAGTCTTTTCGCTTCAGATTACGCTTTTCCCTGACCATGGTTTCTCTCTTGGAATGACTAGCCACCATTGCCTAGGTGATGCTAGCACtcatttttgtttcttggaagcgTGGACAACAATTGCTAGATGCGGCGACACAGATAATAAGTTATTCTTAAGGTTGCCAATTTATGAAAGAGTAGTTCATAATTACCCTGAACTAGATGAAAGGTTTTCAAAGGGAGCCAAAGTGGAAACTCTTTTTAACGGCGGCTATCAACCACCTGACCTATCTAGTAGTGCGAAGAATAAAGTGCGTGGCACGTTTGTGTTGCCACGCACTATTATTgatcaaatgaagaaaaagGTTTGGACCCAAGAGCCAAGAATACCATATGTATCATCCGTTACGGTTACATGTGCTTATCTATGGCGTTGCATTGCAAAATCGCGCGAGGATGAGTTAGAATTGTTTGCTATTTTGATAGATTGTAAGACACGCTTGGCGGATAAACCCATCCCAGAGGCGTATTTTGGTAATTGTATTCTAGGTAGTTTCACGTTAGCAAAAACCACTCTTCTAACCGGAGATGACGGGTTTATAAATGCTGCAAGGTTGCTCGGAGAGAATCTACATAACATGTTAACTGATAAAGATGGTATAGTGGCACATAGAATCCGAATGATGGAAGATAATTCATCCGCCGGCCGGATGATGCCAACAACCATAATTGGGGTTTCCGGATCACCAAAGCTCAAATTTTATGATTTGGATTTCGGATGGGGGAAACCCAAAAAGCAAGAAATTGTTTCCCTTGATTATGATGGATCCATATCGATTGACACCTGCAAAGATTCGGACCATGACTTGGAGATTGGTGTTTGCCTTACAACTACTGAAATGCAAACTTTTGTTCGTACCTTCAACCAAGGATTACAACACTATCGATCTTTAGTACGTACGTAG